One Panicum virgatum strain AP13 chromosome 9K, P.virgatum_v5, whole genome shotgun sequence genomic region harbors:
- the LOC120648700 gene encoding uncharacterized protein LOC120648700: protein MPLEKKAELNAKKRENYHRRQAEKRSIDMTDTPQSGVLHVHEVPCLMDTPPSVVFHISGSAGMSCTPSSALLHVDGTTIFSWTMGVAASEQEHVLSSQHPAGLTDTPRSGVVQLDRISSFMETPPLLENGPWAPAEKGHAATLT from the exons ATGCCGCTAGAGAAGAAAGCAGAACttaatgcaaagaaaagagaaaactaTCATCGACGACAAGCAGAGAAACGATCAATAG ATATGACAGATACACCTCAGTCTGGAGTGTtacatgttcatgaagttcctTGTTTGATGGATACACCTCCGTCGGTAGTGTTCCACATTTCTGGGAGTGCTG GAATGTCATGCACTCCATCTTCGGCGCTGTTGCATGTGGATGGAACTACAATTTTCAGTTGGACTATGGGTGTGGCTGCAAGTGAGCAAGAACACGTGCTCAGTAGTCAACATCCAGCAG GGTTGACAGATACACCCCGATCAGGAGTGGTACAACTTGATAGAATCTCATCTTTCATGGAAACAcctccactactagaaaacgggccttgggcaccggctgagaaagGCCACGCTGCCACactgacgtaa